Proteins encoded together in one Rhinoraja longicauda isolate Sanriku21f chromosome 22, sRhiLon1.1, whole genome shotgun sequence window:
- the nudt19 gene encoding acyl-coenzyme A diphosphatase NUDT19 isoform X2, with translation MNRDLKCWKESATVILAAGIQNHKLSENGINTQISQQPHERNLSLSCLAKSGCDFALLLLQRNQRSTFFPNAYVFPGGRISPADFSNEWIRLFHPYCQSPNFKLDTVKQTDRRSPIFATDRRKLGSQIPGEVAFRICAIRETFEESGILLVKPNSPDKDLNKQGVTQLAHYDQNKLASWRPLVQENAVNFISLCKELDCLPNIWALKEWSNWLTPAFPQGKRFDAAFFICCLEEIPFTLPDGHEIIFHSWMRPLEVIKGHQSEKLFLPPPQWYEIGRLCRFIHLQDLQQFSQDRSVEGCERWFPIHLLASDGFATLLPGDDLYPEDPDFTGETELKLTTSKSLKQARLEVSRLHRTEFRNSYDCTLHVNIEPQCKHVHPLMMNSHLNSHL, from the coding sequence ATGAATAGAGACTTAAAATGCTGGAAGGAATCAGCGACCGTGATCCTGGCTGCAGGTATCCAAAATCACAAATTGAGCGAAAATGGTATCAATACGCAAATCTCTCAGCAACCACACGAGCGGAATCTATCTTTGTCATGCTTGGCAAAGTCAGGATGTGATTTTGCCTTGCTTTTGTTACAACGGAATCAGAGAAGCACATTTTTCCCCAATGCTTATGTGTTCCCAGGAGGTCGAATCAGCCCAGCTGATTTTTCCAATGAGTGGATCCGCTTGTTCCATCCTTATTGCCAGTCACCCAACTTTAAATTGGATACAGTCAAGCAAACTGATCGGAGATCTCCAATCTTTGCAACGGACAGGAGAAAACTTGGATCTCAAATACCTGGAGAGGTAGCTTTCCGTATTTGTGCCATTAGGGAAACTTTTGAAGAGTCGGGGATACTCCTTGTTAAGCCGAATAGTCCTGACAAAGACTTGAACAAGCAAGGGGTCACACAGCTTGCACATTACGATCAAAACAAACTTGCAAGTTGGAGGCCACTTGTGCAGGAAAATGCAGTGAATTTTATAAGCCTGTGTAAAGAGTTGGACTGTTTACCAAATATTTGGGCATTGAAGGAGTGGAGTAATTGGTTGACTCCCGCATTTCCGCAGGGTAAGAGGTTTGATGCTGCATTCTTCATTTGTTGTTTGGAAGAAATCCCTTTCACATTGCCTGATGGTCATGAAATAATCTTTCACAGTTGGATGCGCCCTCTTGAGGTCATCAAGGGTCACCAATCTGAGAAACTCTTTCTTCCTCCCCCACAATGGTATGAGATAGGCAGACTTTGCCGGTTTATCCACCTCCAAGACTTGCAGCAATTTAGCCAAGATCGTTCTGTAGAAGGTTGTGAGCGATGGTTTCCAATCCATCTACTTGCATCTGATGGTTTCGCCACCCTGTTACCTGGGGATGATCTTTATCCAGAAGATCCAGATTTCACAGGGGAAACAGAATTAAAGCTCACTACCTCCAAATCTCTGAAACAAGCACGGCTGGAAGTTAGCAGACTGCACCGAACAGAATTCAGAAACTCTTATGATTGTACTCTGCATGTGAATATTGAACCCCAATGTAAACATGTCCACCCATTAATGATGAATAGTCATCTCAATAGTCATCTCTGA
- the cstf1 gene encoding cleavage stimulation factor subunit 1 has protein sequence MYRPKVTLKDRQHLYRLIIGQLLYDGYMNIASNLINEIKPPSVCSPSEQLLHLAKLGMENDDNTVQYAIGRSDTVAPGTGIDMEFDADVQTMSPEAAEYETCYVTSHKGPCRVATYSRDGQLIATGSADASIKILDTERMLAKSAMPIEVMMNETAQQNMENHPVIRTLYDHVDEVTCLAFHPTEQILASGSKDYTLKLFDYSKPSAKRAFKYLQEAEMLRSISFHPSGDFILVGTQHPTLRLYDINTFQCFVSSNPRDQHKDAICAVSYNPSANTYVTCSKDGNIKLWDGVSNRCITTYEKAHDGAEVCSIMFSRNSKYVLSSGKDSIVKLWEISTGRTMVKYTGAGLSGRQTHRTQAVFNHTEDYVLLPDERTISLCCWDSRTAERKNLLSLGHNNIVRCIVHSPTNPGFMTCSDDFRARFWYRRSSTD, from the exons ATGTATCGACCCAAAGTTACGTTAAAGGACCGGCAGCACCTTTACCGACTTATTATTGGCCAATTACTTTATGATGGGTACATGAACATTGCATCAAATCTCATCAATGAGATCAAGCCGCCATCAGTTTGCTCCCCCTCTGAGCAACTACTACATCTTGCCAAGCTTG GAATGGAGAATGATGACAATACTGTTCAGTATGCTATTGGACGCTCAGACACTGTGGCTCCTGGAACAGGTATTGATATGGAATTTGATGCTGATGTCCAGACGATGTCCCCAGAGGCTGCTGAGTATGAGACGTGCTATGTGACGTCACACAAAGGACCGTGTCGCGTTGCTACCTACAGCCGTGATGGACAGCTGATTGCTACAGGTTCTGCTGATGCATCCATCAAGATTCTGGATACCGAGAGGATGCTAGCAAAGAGTGCCATGCCTATTGAG GTCATGATGAATGAGACAGCACAGCAAAACATGGAGAACCATCCTGTAATTCGCACGCTCTATGATCATGTGGACGAAGTCACATGCCTTGCTTTCCACCCCACAGAACAAATACTAGCATCGGGGTCAAAGGACTACACTCTAAAGCTTtttgattattccaaaccttctgCCAAAAGGGCATTCAAGTATCTACAG GAAGCAGAAATGCTGCGCtccatctcctttcatccttctggaGATTTTATTCTTGTGGGTACACAGCACCCTACTCTGCGATTGTATGACATCAACACCTTTCAGTGCTTTGTGTCGAGCAATCCCCGTGATCAACACAAGGATGCTATCTGTGCTGTGAGCTACAATCCCAGTGCCAATACATATGTCACTTGCAGCAAAGATGGCAACATCAAGCTCTGGGATGGCGTCTCAAACCGTTGCATCACAACGTATGAGAAAGCCCACGACGGTGCTGAGGTGTGCTCCATTATGTTCTCAAGAAATTCAAAGTATGTTTTGTCAAGTGGAAAGGATTCTATTGTGAAACTGTGGGAAATATCAACTGGACGCACAATGGTCAAATATACAG GAGCAGGATTGAGTGGTAGACAAACACACCGCACCCAGGCGGTTTTCAACCACACTGAAGATTACGTGCTTCTCCCTGATGAAAGAACGATAAGCCTTTGTTGCTGGGATTCGCGTACAGCTGAGCGCAAGAACCTCCTGTCTCTAGGTCACAACAATATTGTCCGCTGCATAGTGCATTCACCTACCAATCCTGGCTTTATGACATGCAGCGATGACTTCAGGGCTAGATTCTGGTATAGAAGGTCCAGTACTGATTGA